The following are from one region of the Georgenia sp. M64 genome:
- a CDS encoding sigma-70 family RNA polymerase sigma factor: protein MDLFSRTDRTADAALVAGLAVDDQPAAAAFVRRFQAPVFGLAVSITRDAALAEDVAQEVFVRAWRAAGTYDVRRASVLTWLLTITRNAAIDVVRARRQTPTDDGVLEEMIAATLQAPASDEEALRHVERDDALRRLKSLPPEQARAVVLAVIGGRTAQEVCEHEGIPLGTAKTRIRTGLRRVRESMEAGE from the coding sequence GTGGACCTCTTCTCGCGCACGGACCGGACGGCCGACGCCGCCCTGGTCGCGGGCCTGGCGGTCGACGACCAGCCCGCCGCCGCCGCGTTCGTGCGCCGGTTCCAGGCGCCCGTCTTCGGCCTGGCGGTCTCGATCACCCGCGACGCCGCCCTCGCCGAGGACGTGGCGCAGGAGGTGTTCGTGCGCGCCTGGCGCGCGGCCGGGACCTACGACGTCCGACGGGCGTCCGTGCTGACGTGGCTCCTCACGATCACGCGCAACGCGGCGATCGACGTCGTCCGGGCCCGTCGGCAGACACCCACCGACGACGGGGTGCTGGAGGAGATGATCGCTGCGACCCTGCAGGCGCCGGCGTCGGACGAGGAGGCCCTGCGCCACGTGGAGCGCGACGACGCCCTGCGGCGGCTGAAGTCCCTGCCGCCCGAGCAGGCCCGGGCCGTGGTGCTCGCGGTCATCGGGGGCCGCACCGCGCAGGAGGTCTGCGAGCACGAGGGGATCCCGCTGGGGACCGCCAAGACCCGCATCCGCACCGGGCTACGCCGGGTGCGCGAATCGATGGAGGCCGGAGAATGA
- a CDS encoding PhzF family phenazine biosynthesis protein: protein MRTRPFAQIDVFSAEPLRGNPVAVVVDGDGLDEEEMQRFASWTNLSETTFLLPPTDPAADYRVRIFTVDGELPFAGHPTLGSAHAWLGSGGHPRAAGEIVQECAAGLVRVRQDEGRWAFAAPPLTRYEPVDAITLTRAAAALRLDPADVVDASWLVNGPEWIGILVGSADAVLAVRPDGAVLDGLFVGLVGPTATDTDDAPAFEVRGLMGTGQEDPVTGSLNAGLARWLVDTGRAPDRYVAAQGTVLGRAGRVHVRTDGDEIWVGGDTRTVVTGTVEL, encoded by the coding sequence GTGCGCACCCGTCCTTTCGCCCAGATCGACGTCTTCTCCGCCGAGCCCCTCCGGGGCAACCCCGTCGCCGTCGTCGTCGACGGCGACGGGCTCGACGAGGAGGAGATGCAGCGGTTCGCGTCCTGGACCAACCTCTCCGAGACGACGTTCCTGCTGCCGCCGACGGACCCCGCCGCGGACTACCGCGTGCGGATCTTCACCGTCGACGGCGAGCTGCCGTTCGCGGGCCACCCGACCCTCGGCTCGGCGCACGCCTGGCTCGGGTCGGGCGGCCACCCACGCGCCGCCGGCGAGATCGTGCAGGAGTGCGCGGCGGGCCTGGTGCGGGTGCGGCAGGACGAGGGCCGCTGGGCCTTCGCGGCCCCGCCGCTGACCCGGTACGAACCGGTCGACGCCATCACCCTCACCCGCGCGGCGGCGGCGCTCCGGCTCGACCCGGCCGACGTCGTCGACGCCTCGTGGCTCGTCAACGGCCCCGAGTGGATCGGGATCCTCGTGGGCAGCGCCGACGCGGTGCTCGCCGTCCGGCCCGACGGCGCCGTCCTGGACGGGCTGTTCGTCGGTCTCGTCGGGCCGACGGCCACGGACACCGACGACGCTCCGGCGTTCGAGGTCCGCGGCCTCATGGGCACCGGCCAGGAGGACCCCGTCACCGGCAGCCTCAACGCCGGCCTGGCCCGCTGGCTCGTCGACACCGGCCGCGCCCCCGACCGTTACGTCGCGGCGCAGGGCACCGTGCTGGGCCGCGCGGGCCGGGTCCACGTCCGGACGGACGGGGACGAGATCTGGGTCGGCGGCGACACGAGGACCGTCGTGACCGGCACCGTCGAGCTCTGA
- a CDS encoding response regulator transcription factor: MDTTRTPARGSRGPERAPEARLLVVDDEPSIRELLSASLRFAGFEVLTAEDGNSALRAATENELDLVVLDVMLPDMDGFTVLRRLRTHQDVPVLFLTARDDMSDKVQGLTVGGDDYVTKPFSLEEVVARIRAVLRRTRPEPEDGAVLTYADLELDEDAHEVRRAGREVELSPTEFKLLRYLMVNAERVVSKTQILDHVWDYDFAGDAAIVESYISYLRRKLDNPAALGLDPATELPPLIHTRRGVGYVLRLQAR; encoded by the coding sequence ATGGACACCACGCGCACCCCGGCGCGGGGCTCCCGCGGCCCCGAGCGGGCCCCGGAGGCCCGGCTGCTGGTCGTCGACGACGAGCCCTCGATCCGCGAGCTCCTCTCGGCCTCGCTCCGCTTCGCCGGGTTCGAGGTCCTCACGGCCGAGGACGGCAACTCCGCCCTGCGCGCGGCCACGGAGAACGAGCTCGACCTCGTGGTGCTCGACGTCATGCTGCCCGACATGGACGGCTTCACGGTGCTGCGGCGGCTGCGCACGCACCAGGACGTCCCGGTCCTGTTCCTCACGGCCCGCGACGACATGTCGGACAAGGTCCAGGGCCTGACCGTCGGCGGGGACGACTACGTCACCAAGCCGTTCAGCCTCGAGGAGGTCGTCGCCCGCATCCGGGCGGTGCTGCGCCGCACCCGGCCCGAGCCGGAGGACGGCGCCGTGCTCACCTACGCCGACCTCGAGCTCGACGAGGACGCCCACGAGGTCCGCCGCGCCGGCCGCGAGGTCGAGCTCTCCCCCACCGAGTTCAAGCTGCTGCGCTACCTCATGGTCAACGCCGAACGGGTGGTGTCCAAGACCCAGATCCTCGACCACGTGTGGGACTACGACTTCGCCGGCGACGCGGCGATCGTCGAGTCCTACATCTCCTACCTCCGCCGCAAGCTCGACAACCCCGCCGCCCTCGGCCTCGACCCGGCCACCGAGCTGCCGCCCCTCATCCACACCCGTCGCGGCGTCGGGTACGTCCTGCGGCTCCAGGCGCGCTGA
- a CDS encoding zf-HC2 domain-containing protein, with protein sequence MSRQCPDQDELYALALGDVGQPERDAVTAHLAVCEGCRAEYTAIADAADHVLAAAPAVAPPAGFSSRVLAAMAAAGGAGPAARPSHPSAEERPAPDVVPARADVLRAEQGRGADTARPATAHHSPTVRGAGPERPGSRSGGHHDSAGPAVRHRRRRWPALLTAAVAGVLLGVAGTAVLTQLTAEEPPPAAAPAETAEPARSAGIALVKDDGTAVGSVSETWFDGQPVLVVAVTDGPPGALYECWLVGSDGTRESAGRWSLDEYGAEATWIVPVPEGRLDRLELVAASGRVWSTASL encoded by the coding sequence ATGAGCAGGCAGTGCCCGGACCAGGACGAGCTGTACGCCCTGGCCCTCGGCGACGTCGGGCAGCCCGAGCGCGACGCCGTCACCGCGCACCTGGCGGTGTGCGAGGGCTGCCGGGCGGAGTACACGGCGATCGCCGACGCCGCCGACCACGTGCTCGCCGCCGCACCGGCGGTCGCACCACCCGCGGGGTTCTCCTCCCGGGTCCTCGCCGCCATGGCTGCGGCCGGCGGCGCCGGTCCGGCCGCGCGCCCGTCGCACCCGTCCGCCGAGGAACGGCCCGCGCCCGACGTCGTCCCGGCACGCGCGGACGTGCTCCGCGCGGAGCAGGGGCGCGGTGCGGACACCGCTCGGCCCGCCACCGCCCACCACAGCCCCACGGTTCGCGGCGCAGGACCCGAGCGTCCTGGGAGCCGCAGCGGCGGGCACCACGACTCCGCCGGTCCGGCCGTCCGGCACCGGCGTCGTCGGTGGCCGGCACTCCTCACCGCAGCGGTGGCCGGTGTCCTGCTCGGCGTGGCCGGGACCGCCGTCCTCACGCAGCTGACCGCCGAGGAGCCGCCGCCCGCGGCCGCGCCCGCCGAGACCGCCGAGCCCGCCCGGTCCGCCGGCATCGCCCTCGTCAAGGACGACGGCACGGCCGTCGGCTCGGTGAGCGAGACCTGGTTCGACGGCCAGCCCGTCCTCGTCGTCGCCGTGACCGACGGACCGCCCGGCGCGCTCTACGAGTGCTGGCTGGTGGGCTCGGACGGCACGCGGGAGAGCGCCGGTCGATGGAGCCTGGACGAGTACGGCGCCGAGGCCACGTGGATCGTCCCCGTCCCCGAGGGCCGGCTCGACCGGCTGGAGCTCGTCGCGGCCAGCGGCAGGGTGTGGTCGACGGCCAGCCTGTAG
- a CDS encoding amidohydrolase family protein yields MVTASASVLLRDVRLVPVAGISAPPEPVDVRITGGRISEVGPHLSRRAGEDELDGAGRWAAPGLWDHHVHLGQWARTFDRLDLTDAASAAEVLRRVRERLGGARTPLVGFGFRDAAWPDAPDQAALDAVAGGAAVVLASGDFHSGWLSARARELLGVPADGDALVRENAWFAALGRLEDLPGDEPVSYRRALAEAAARGVVGVTEMEWAANAFEWPDRVADGADTLRVRAATYADGLDDVLAVALRTGEAVPGGRGLVRMGPLKIISDGSLNTATAHCLAPYPQPIDPRHPHGVQNVPADELRDLLRRARRGGLDVAVHAIGDAAVSIALDAFAATGARGSVEHAQLLTPAHSAEMARLGVVASVQPAHLLDDRDVTEERWPDRAGRTFVLRELLDAGVRLTLGSDAPVSPLDPWLAMSAAVHRSADARAPWHPEQHITPAEALAASTDGQGTLAVGGRGDVVLLDADPLAPAASTDEAAARLRRMRVAATLVRGRVSHLAL; encoded by the coding sequence ATGGTCACCGCCTCCGCCTCGGTGCTGCTGCGCGACGTCCGCCTGGTCCCCGTCGCCGGCATCTCCGCACCGCCGGAGCCGGTCGACGTCCGGATCACCGGCGGCCGGATCAGCGAGGTCGGCCCGCACCTGTCCCGCCGGGCGGGTGAGGACGAGCTCGACGGAGCCGGGCGGTGGGCCGCCCCGGGGCTCTGGGACCACCACGTCCACCTCGGTCAGTGGGCGCGCACCTTCGACCGGCTCGACCTGACCGACGCCGCGAGCGCCGCCGAGGTCCTGCGGCGCGTGCGCGAGCGCCTCGGCGGCGCCCGGACCCCGCTGGTGGGGTTCGGCTTCCGCGACGCCGCCTGGCCCGACGCCCCGGACCAGGCGGCCCTGGACGCCGTCGCCGGAGGAGCCGCCGTCGTGCTCGCGTCCGGCGACTTCCACTCCGGCTGGCTCTCGGCGCGGGCGCGCGAGCTCCTCGGCGTCCCGGCCGACGGCGACGCGCTGGTCCGCGAGAACGCGTGGTTCGCCGCGCTCGGGCGCCTGGAGGACCTGCCCGGGGACGAGCCGGTCTCCTACCGCCGCGCCCTGGCCGAGGCGGCCGCGCGCGGCGTCGTCGGGGTGACCGAGATGGAGTGGGCGGCCAACGCCTTCGAGTGGCCCGACCGGGTCGCCGACGGCGCCGACACCCTGCGTGTGCGCGCCGCCACCTACGCCGACGGTCTCGACGACGTCCTCGCCGTCGCCCTGCGCACCGGCGAGGCCGTGCCCGGGGGACGGGGTCTGGTGCGGATGGGCCCGCTCAAGATCATCTCCGACGGCTCGCTCAACACCGCGACCGCGCACTGCCTCGCGCCCTACCCCCAGCCGATCGACCCCCGCCACCCGCACGGTGTGCAGAACGTGCCGGCCGACGAGCTGCGCGACCTTCTGCGCCGCGCGCGACGCGGCGGTCTGGACGTCGCCGTCCACGCCATCGGCGACGCTGCCGTCTCCATCGCCCTGGACGCGTTCGCGGCGACCGGCGCCCGCGGGTCGGTCGAGCACGCCCAGCTCCTCACCCCCGCCCACAGCGCCGAGATGGCCCGGCTGGGGGTGGTGGCGAGCGTGCAGCCGGCCCACCTCCTCGACGACCGCGACGTCACCGAGGAGCGCTGGCCCGACCGGGCGGGACGCACGTTCGTCCTGCGCGAGCTGCTCGACGCCGGGGTCCGGCTCACGCTCGGCTCGGACGCCCCCGTCTCCCCGCTCGACCCGTGGCTGGCCATGTCCGCGGCCGTGCACCGCAGCGCCGACGCGCGCGCGCCGTGGCACCCCGAGCAGCACATCACCCCCGCCGAGGCGCTCGCCGCCTCGACCGACGGCCAGGGCACGCTCGCCGTGGGCGGGCGCGGCGACGTCGTCCTCCTCGACGCCGACCCCCTGGCGCCAGCGGCGTCCACGGACGAGGCCGCGGCGCGGCTGCGCCGGATGCGGGTGGCCGCCACGCTCGTCCGTGGTCGCGTGAGCCACCTGGCGCTGTAG